A genomic segment from uncultured Vibrio sp. encodes:
- a CDS encoding efflux RND transporter permease subunit, which yields MNIAEYSIKNKVISWLFIVILAIGGVTSFLELGRLEDPAFTIKEAMIISTYPGATSKEVEEELTYPLEKEIRKLPYIDFITSTSSDGMSQIMVSMKMDYGPDELPQIWDEMRRKINDLQPNLPQGVQSLQIIDDFGDVYGVMLMLTGDDYNYVELKRYADHLTREIELVEGVGKVDISGDQQEMLFVEISLDRLAALNIDMNVVSSLLNQQNSVVSAGEVMVNGESLIIRPSGTLNTVEELGSLIIHGRDTGNLIRLKDVATISRGIQEKPSNVILFNGKKAINIAISFASGVNVVEVGERIDAELSSLESIKPAGLDMSYFYNQAQEVDQSVKAFVISLAEAVAIVIIVLLFTMGLRSGVIIGAVLLLTVFGTFILMNYNNIELHRISLGALIIALGMLVDNAIVVVEGILVGLKKGRSKVQSAVDIVKQTQWPLLGATVIAITAFAPIGLSQDATGEFMGSLFWVLCFSLFLSWVTAITLTPFLANLLLKEEDREVGDEDQDPYKGWLFVAFGALLKVALRFRWLTVAAMLALLVGAVVAFGNVKQQFFPPSNTPMFYVDMWMPEGTDIRETTKKAEAVESYIRQQDHIDFVSATIGQGLQRFVLTYQPERSYEAYAQFQVRATDRENMFKLLDTLDVNLAKKFNAPTFQFKLMEFGPSPASKIEARITGPDPQVLRDLAVKVEDILHTDPGARNIRHDWRERTKELVPAFNESKARRLGISKEDLSSTLQMAFGGRALGYLRDGTHTLPILTRLPEEERVDFESLQNVNIWSPSLQTYIPVDQIIDGVKLDWNEPLIQRRDRKRTLTVLADHDVLSEDTAASLFARVQPKVMALHLPDGYEITWGGEYESSKDAQDALFGSLPMGYLLMFIITILLFNSVKKPLVIWFTVPLSIIGVSFGLLTTNMPFSFTAFLGLLSLSGMILKNGIVLLDQINLELESGKDPYLAIVDSAISRVRPVSMAAVTTILGMIPLVFDAFFGSMAITIMAGLGFATVLTLIVVPVMFAILFRINSTTA from the coding sequence ATGAACATTGCTGAGTATTCGATAAAAAATAAAGTCATCAGTTGGCTGTTCATTGTTATTCTTGCCATTGGTGGTGTCACTTCGTTCCTTGAGCTTGGTCGGTTGGAAGATCCGGCGTTCACCATAAAAGAAGCGATGATCATCTCTACTTATCCAGGGGCAACATCGAAGGAAGTGGAAGAGGAACTTACCTATCCTCTAGAAAAAGAGATTCGTAAACTCCCCTATATCGATTTCATTACCTCAACGTCGTCGGATGGCATGTCACAGATCATGGTCAGTATGAAGATGGACTATGGTCCAGACGAACTGCCGCAAATCTGGGACGAAATGCGCCGAAAAATTAATGATCTGCAACCAAATTTGCCGCAAGGTGTGCAATCTCTTCAGATCATAGATGATTTCGGTGACGTTTATGGTGTGATGTTGATGTTGACGGGTGACGACTATAACTATGTCGAGCTTAAACGTTATGCTGACCATCTAACCCGTGAAATAGAGTTGGTGGAAGGCGTTGGAAAAGTCGACATCAGTGGCGACCAGCAGGAGATGCTGTTTGTTGAGATATCTTTAGATCGACTCGCGGCGTTGAACATTGATATGAACGTGGTCTCCAGCTTGCTAAACCAACAAAACAGTGTGGTGTCAGCAGGTGAGGTGATGGTCAACGGTGAAAGTCTCATTATTCGTCCAAGCGGTACACTAAATACCGTCGAAGAGCTAGGTAGCCTGATTATACACGGGCGTGACACTGGTAATCTGATCCGCTTGAAGGATGTCGCGACTATTTCACGTGGCATTCAAGAAAAACCGAGCAATGTGATTTTGTTTAACGGCAAAAAAGCGATCAATATCGCGATCTCTTTTGCATCTGGTGTAAACGTGGTTGAAGTCGGAGAGCGTATTGATGCTGAGCTAAGCAGTTTAGAGTCCATTAAGCCTGCGGGTCTTGATATGAGCTACTTCTACAATCAGGCACAAGAGGTGGATCAGTCCGTTAAAGCATTCGTCATTAGCTTGGCTGAAGCGGTTGCTATCGTCATCATCGTTCTTCTGTTTACTATGGGATTGCGTAGTGGGGTCATCATCGGTGCCGTGCTGTTACTGACGGTGTTTGGTACCTTTATCCTGATGAACTACAACAATATCGAGCTTCACCGGATTTCTCTCGGTGCTTTGATCATAGCCTTGGGCATGCTGGTTGATAATGCGATTGTTGTTGTTGAAGGTATCCTCGTTGGTCTAAAGAAAGGGCGCTCAAAGGTTCAGTCCGCCGTAGATATTGTAAAGCAGACCCAGTGGCCGCTGTTAGGGGCGACCGTAATCGCCATTACGGCATTCGCACCAATCGGGCTTTCGCAAGATGCGACGGGTGAGTTCATGGGCTCGTTGTTTTGGGTGCTTTGCTTCTCGTTGTTCCTGAGCTGGGTAACTGCTATTACGCTGACTCCGTTTTTAGCCAACCTTCTATTAAAAGAAGAAGATAGAGAAGTCGGTGATGAAGACCAAGACCCTTACAAAGGTTGGCTGTTTGTCGCATTCGGAGCGTTACTCAAGGTTGCTCTGCGTTTTAGATGGTTGACCGTAGCCGCTATGTTGGCGTTACTCGTTGGTGCAGTTGTGGCGTTTGGCAATGTTAAACAGCAATTCTTCCCGCCATCTAACACGCCGATGTTTTACGTGGATATGTGGATGCCTGAAGGTACAGATATTCGCGAAACAACGAAAAAAGCAGAAGCAGTAGAAAGCTATATTCGACAGCAAGACCATATCGACTTTGTTTCCGCAACGATTGGTCAGGGGTTGCAGCGTTTTGTTCTGACTTACCAGCCCGAGAGAAGCTACGAAGCTTATGCTCAGTTCCAGGTTAGGGCAACGGATCGCGAGAATATGTTTAAGCTTTTGGATACGCTGGATGTCAACTTAGCGAAGAAGTTTAACGCGCCGACATTCCAATTTAAGTTGATGGAGTTTGGTCCGTCCCCAGCATCAAAAATCGAAGCGAGAATCACTGGTCCAGATCCACAGGTATTGCGAGATTTGGCGGTAAAAGTAGAAGATATTTTGCATACCGATCCTGGCGCACGAAACATTCGTCATGACTGGCGTGAGCGCACTAAAGAACTAGTACCGGCATTTAATGAGTCGAAAGCGCGTAGACTGGGTATTTCGAAAGAAGATCTATCAAGTACGTTGCAGATGGCATTTGGTGGCCGTGCGTTAGGGTATCTACGAGACGGAACACATACACTGCCAATCCTAACGCGACTTCCAGAAGAAGAGCGTGTGGACTTTGAGTCACTACAAAACGTGAATATCTGGAGCCCGTCACTGCAAACTTACATCCCTGTTGACCAAATCATCGATGGTGTGAAGTTAGATTGGAATGAGCCACTTATTCAACGTCGTGACCGCAAGCGTACTCTAACGGTATTGGCGGACCATGATGTGCTGAGTGAAGATACCGCGGCAAGCTTGTTTGCTCGTGTTCAACCAAAAGTGATGGCATTACATCTGCCCGATGGTTATGAAATTACCTGGGGTGGCGAATACGAGTCATCTAAAGATGCACAAGATGCCTTGTTCGGCTCATTGCCGATGGGGTACTTGCTGATGTTCATCATTACCATTTTGTTGTTTAACTCGGTCAAAAAGCCGCTGGTTATCTGGTTTACGGTGCCGTTGTCCATTATTGGTGTGTCATTCGGCTTGTTAACGACAAACATGCCATTTAGCTTCACCGCGTTCTTAGGTTTATTGAGTTTGAGCGGGATGATACTGAAAAACGGTATTGTATTACTTGATCAAATTAACCTTGAGCTAGAGTCAGGAAAAGATCCCTACCTTGCTATTGTAGATAGCGCGATCAGCCGTGTGCGCCCGGTAAGCATGGCGGCTGTAACGACCATTCTAGGAATGATACCACTCGTATTTGATGCCTTCTTTGGTTCAATGGCAATAACGATTATGGCAGGACTTGGGTTTGCTACTGTACTGACACTAATAGTAGTGCCAGTGATGTTTGCGATTCTCTTTAGGATAAACTCGACCACTGCATAA
- a CDS encoding efflux RND transporter periplasmic adaptor subunit: MKGTLLTVSAIALAVLTGCQGDNQRASDQSLYVSTVSVGAPVKSQFRAFKGIVVPAEQTPIAFRRAGEIQHVLVKAGDVVKQGQMLAKLDDSKEKQTVNDAQAQYTLAIRQLKRGAELYERQMISKAELDELTANKELAEANFYSATNQLNYTRLFAPFSGKVSDVYKERFERVGAGETVLNLYQNNMVYVRIELSDNVLALVNPKTENLNYKPKATFSGVKKSYWLDYLEYTSEPNANTQTYEMYLTMPQPDKEILPGTSVSVMVDMVEAGITSIDGYSIPVTALQAGSQSNEFFVWKIKDDNVTKVPVAVSQVNGEGAIVSSGVSKGDVLVDSNLRKLREGKHVEVVEKGQ, encoded by the coding sequence ATGAAAGGTACTCTATTGACAGTTTCTGCGATTGCTCTTGCTGTGCTCACCGGATGTCAAGGCGATAACCAACGGGCTTCTGATCAGTCACTCTATGTTTCAACCGTATCTGTCGGTGCGCCAGTGAAAAGCCAATTCCGAGCGTTTAAAGGGATTGTGGTTCCTGCCGAGCAGACGCCAATCGCGTTCCGCCGTGCGGGTGAAATTCAACATGTACTCGTGAAAGCGGGCGATGTGGTTAAACAAGGTCAAATGCTTGCCAAGCTTGATGACAGCAAAGAGAAACAAACGGTTAATGATGCGCAAGCTCAGTACACTTTAGCCATTCGCCAGTTGAAGCGCGGTGCAGAGTTGTATGAGCGTCAAATGATATCAAAAGCGGAACTGGACGAACTAACAGCAAACAAAGAGTTGGCTGAAGCGAACTTCTACAGCGCCACAAACCAATTGAATTACACGCGTCTGTTTGCACCATTTTCGGGAAAGGTTTCTGACGTTTATAAAGAACGTTTTGAGCGAGTTGGCGCAGGTGAAACGGTACTTAATCTGTATCAAAACAACATGGTTTATGTACGCATAGAACTCTCTGACAACGTCTTGGCGCTGGTTAATCCGAAGACTGAAAATCTCAATTACAAACCTAAAGCGACATTCTCTGGCGTTAAGAAATCTTATTGGTTGGATTACTTAGAATACACGAGTGAGCCGAATGCCAATACTCAGACTTATGAAATGTATCTTACGATGCCTCAGCCAGATAAAGAGATTTTACCTGGTACCAGCGTCAGTGTAATGGTCGACATGGTCGAAGCGGGCATCACATCGATTGATGGTTACAGCATTCCTGTTACTGCGCTGCAAGCTGGCAGCCAAAGTAATGAGTTTTTTGTGTGGAAAATAAAGGATGACAACGTCACTAAAGTGCCTGTGGCTGTTTCTCAAGTAAACGGTGAAGGCGCCATTGTCTCATCTGGTGTCAGCAAAGGTGATGTGTTGGTTGATTCAAACCTTCGCAAATTACGTGAAGGAAAACATGTGGAAGTTGTGGAGAAGGGACAATAA
- a CDS encoding efflux RND transporter periplasmic adaptor subunit, translating to MHKHYIKRILVGAVMTLSLSGMLTGCNKAISEPSEPLIKPVKLLAVKDLSVADSDAFLAQIDATHRAQLSFQVGGEVEQLLVRMGHEVKKGDVLATLDPKDLQLALNSSKAQYALAETQWQRAKSLYKKKLISTDEYDQKETQYKAALANFEQAKTDLSYTKIHAPFDGVVSYTYVKPFQVVGENQEILNLIDNSTLDVSFTLPVTYAESVSLASLQEAQMWVTMDSEPNKRIPGKFKEISTQPNADTNSYEAIVTITRPSDRNLLTGMTGQVHIARQNVSNSLILPQSAWVNKDTHHGDVWIMDGDTQQVRKVTLSLSDSGSVESGLNDDDYVVIAGVEHLVEGQVVKAWVREGGI from the coding sequence GTGCATAAACACTATATTAAACGCATTTTGGTCGGCGCCGTGATGACATTAAGTCTGTCTGGAATGCTGACTGGATGTAATAAAGCCATATCGGAACCGTCAGAACCTTTAATCAAACCCGTTAAGTTGCTTGCGGTGAAGGATTTGTCGGTGGCTGATTCCGATGCTTTTTTAGCGCAAATTGATGCTACACATCGAGCACAGTTGTCGTTTCAGGTCGGTGGTGAAGTTGAGCAGTTACTTGTCAGAATGGGGCACGAAGTCAAAAAAGGTGATGTGCTAGCGACTTTGGACCCGAAAGACCTTCAGTTGGCTCTGAATTCTTCCAAAGCTCAATACGCGTTGGCGGAAACACAATGGCAACGTGCGAAAAGCTTATATAAAAAAAAGCTGATCAGTACCGATGAGTACGACCAGAAAGAAACCCAATATAAAGCAGCATTGGCTAATTTCGAACAGGCAAAAACCGATTTAAGTTACACAAAGATTCATGCTCCTTTTGATGGTGTGGTTTCTTATACCTATGTAAAACCTTTTCAGGTCGTTGGTGAGAATCAGGAAATTTTAAACCTTATCGACAACAGCACGTTGGACGTCTCATTTACGTTACCTGTGACTTACGCAGAGTCTGTATCGCTCGCTTCTTTACAGGAGGCGCAAATGTGGGTGACGATGGACAGTGAACCGAACAAACGCATCCCGGGGAAATTTAAAGAAATTTCTACTCAACCTAATGCTGATACCAATAGTTATGAAGCGATTGTCACCATAACCCGCCCATCAGATCGCAACTTGCTCACCGGTATGACAGGTCAAGTGCATATCGCGAGACAGAATGTGTCCAACTCCTTGATATTACCCCAGTCCGCATGGGTGAACAAAGACACTCATCATGGTGATGTTTGGATTATGGATGGCGACACGCAACAAGTTCGAAAGGTTACTTTGTCACTTAGTGACAGCGGTAGCGTTGAATCCGGACTAAACGATGATGATTACGTTGTCATAGCCGGTGTTGAGCACTTAGTTGAAGGTCAGGTGGTTAAAGCCTGGGTTAGAGAAGGAGGGATTTAA
- a CDS encoding TetR/AcrR family transcriptional regulator — translation MNERKQGRRSAEAAEHTKCVILKVAADMFCELGYSRVSLRNISEKAGVSHSLIRHHFGSKEKIWQAVSDAMDEYLQDYMAELLNQMPEDTPSNKKIYLFTVRMLAFTLVNPHPIQMIADAIRQDDKALFDYFLRSKEEFAAIFSGIFGEYNREYPNAQVDHWESKWQMLLFAHGAVSLAPMMQETWPDIADDREKMLLKHWELFNTIIASQFSVNKEDMLHPARLEDIVIDMCCHIDEAVS, via the coding sequence ATGAATGAGAGAAAGCAAGGCAGACGTAGTGCTGAAGCAGCTGAACACACTAAATGTGTCATCCTTAAGGTTGCTGCAGATATGTTTTGTGAACTTGGTTACTCACGTGTTTCACTTAGAAATATCAGTGAAAAAGCGGGGGTCTCACATAGCTTGATCCGTCATCATTTCGGCAGCAAAGAAAAAATCTGGCAAGCGGTCAGTGATGCTATGGACGAGTATTTACAAGACTACATGGCCGAACTGCTCAACCAAATGCCCGAAGATACGCCTTCCAACAAAAAGATTTATCTCTTTACGGTGCGTATGCTGGCATTTACGTTAGTCAACCCACACCCTATACAAATGATTGCAGATGCTATCCGTCAAGATGATAAAGCACTGTTTGATTATTTCCTGCGCTCAAAAGAAGAGTTTGCTGCCATTTTCTCTGGCATTTTTGGAGAGTACAACCGCGAGTATCCTAACGCGCAGGTAGATCATTGGGAATCTAAGTGGCAAATGTTGCTGTTTGCACATGGTGCAGTATCACTAGCTCCGATGATGCAGGAAACATGGCCAGATATTGCTGATGATCGTGAAAAGATGCTGCTAAAACACTGGGAACTGTTCAACACAATCATCGCAAGTCAGTTCAGTGTTAATAAAGAAGACATGCTTCATCCTGCTAGACTAGAAGATATCGTCATCGATATGTGTTGTCATATTGATGAGGCGGTAAGCTAA
- the gcvT gene encoding glycine cleavage system aminomethyltransferase GcvT: MTQELLKTPLHALHIEVGAKMVPFAGYDMPVQYPLGVKKEHLHTRDAAGLFDVSHMGQLRLIGEGSAAFLETLVPVDIIDLPQGNQRYAFFTNEQGGIMDDLMVANQGDHLFVVVNAACKEQDIAHLKAHLPADVELEIIEDRALLALQGPKAAEVLKRFNAEVADMLFMDVKNLDILGVECIVSRSGYTGEDGYEISVPNSHAEEFARKLTAEAEVEWIGLGARDSLRLECGLCLYGHDLDTTTTPVEASLLWGIQKVRRTGGEREGGFPGADIILKQIETKDVARKRVGLVGQTKAPVREGAELFDADGIQIGVVTSGTAGPNAGKPVSMGYVRADLAAIGTELFAEVRGKMLPMTVEKMPFVPQRYYRG, from the coding sequence ATGACTCAAGAACTTCTGAAAACACCACTGCATGCTCTTCATATTGAAGTTGGCGCAAAAATGGTCCCGTTTGCGGGTTACGATATGCCAGTTCAGTACCCACTAGGCGTTAAAAAGGAACACTTACATACACGTGATGCTGCGGGTCTGTTTGATGTTTCTCACATGGGTCAACTTCGTTTAATTGGTGAGGGTTCAGCAGCGTTCCTAGAAACATTGGTTCCTGTAGACATTATTGACCTCCCACAAGGTAACCAGCGCTACGCTTTCTTCACCAACGAGCAGGGCGGAATCATGGATGACTTAATGGTCGCAAACCAGGGTGATCATCTGTTCGTTGTGGTTAACGCGGCTTGTAAAGAACAAGATATCGCTCACCTTAAAGCTCATCTCCCTGCAGATGTTGAACTCGAAATCATCGAAGATCGCGCTCTACTAGCACTTCAAGGTCCGAAAGCGGCTGAAGTACTTAAACGCTTTAATGCTGAAGTAGCAGATATGCTGTTTATGGACGTGAAGAACCTCGATATTCTTGGCGTTGAATGTATCGTGAGTCGCAGTGGTTACACGGGTGAAGATGGCTATGAAATCTCAGTGCCAAACTCTCATGCAGAAGAGTTCGCTCGTAAACTGACGGCGGAAGCGGAAGTTGAATGGATTGGTCTTGGCGCGCGTGACTCATTGCGTTTGGAATGTGGCCTTTGTCTATATGGTCACGATCTGGATACCACCACAACCCCAGTTGAAGCAAGCCTTCTATGGGGTATTCAAAAAGTTCGCCGCACAGGTGGTGAGCGTGAAGGCGGTTTCCCTGGTGCAGATATCATTCTTAAGCAAATTGAGACCAAAGATGTTGCACGTAAACGTGTTGGCCTCGTCGGTCAAACAAAAGCTCCAGTTCGTGAAGGTGCTGAACTGTTTGATGCTGATGGAATTCAAATTGGCGTAGTGACCAGTGGTACTGCTGGCCCTAATGCTGGTAAGCCAGTTTCAATGGGTTATGTGCGAGCAGATTTAGCTGCTATTGGTACGGAGTTGTTCGCTGAAGTTCGTGGCAAGATGTTACCTATGACAGTAGAAAAAATGCCTTTCGTCCCTCAACGCTACTACCGTGGCTAA
- a CDS encoding XRE family transcriptional regulator has protein sequence MAGSIYDEYPSMTLAKDNHDENIEPLKLGQRIKDIRSKLGITLEEASQRTGLARSTLSKIENEQISPTFQAMQKLALGLQIDMPQLFEPPRKKVATGRRDVTRKNEGKPHPTQTYEHELLATQLSNKKMMPFKSQIRARHFDEYKDWVRHDGEEFLLILSGEVKFYSEFYEPVVLCEGDSVYYDANMGHMLTSVSEEDAQILWVTAK, from the coding sequence ATGGCAGGAAGTATTTATGATGAATACCCATCGATGACGCTTGCGAAAGACAATCATGATGAGAACATCGAGCCTTTAAAGCTTGGACAGCGTATTAAAGATATTCGCTCGAAGTTAGGTATTACACTTGAAGAGGCTAGTCAGAGAACAGGACTCGCACGCTCTACACTGAGTAAAATTGAGAACGAGCAGATTTCACCTACATTTCAGGCAATGCAGAAACTGGCGCTTGGCTTGCAGATAGATATGCCGCAACTGTTTGAACCACCGAGAAAAAAAGTTGCAACAGGGCGTAGGGATGTTACTCGTAAAAACGAGGGTAAACCTCACCCTACGCAAACCTACGAGCACGAACTACTTGCTACTCAACTTTCCAATAAGAAAATGATGCCGTTTAAGAGCCAGATCCGTGCCCGACATTTTGATGAATACAAAGACTGGGTTCGTCATGACGGTGAAGAGTTCTTACTTATCTTATCTGGCGAAGTGAAGTTCTATTCTGAGTTCTATGAACCTGTGGTTCTGTGTGAAGGCGATAGTGTTTACTATGATGCCAATATGGGACACATGTTGACCAGTGTCAGTGAAGAAGATGCACAAATATTGTGGGTCACCGCTAAGTAG
- a CDS encoding serine hydroxymethyltransferase: MNKSYPNHSLENFFSTNLSATDDAVFAGIQAEFARQNEQIELIASENIVSKAVMQAQGTCLTNKYAEGYPGRRYYGGCEHVDTVEAIAIERAKKLFSCEYANVQPHSGAQANGAVKLALLQPGDTILGMSLDAGGHLTHGARPALSGKWFNAVQYGVDRETLEINYEDVRALALEHKPKMIIAGGSAIPRTIDFAKFREIADEVEAILMVDMAHIAGLIATGAHPSPLPHAHVVTTTTHKTLRGPRGGMILTNHEDIIKKINSAVFPGLQGGPLMHVIAAKAVAFGEALGPEFKTYINSVINNAKVLAEVLQTRGCDIVTGGTDTHLMLVDLRPKGLKGNKAEEALERAGITCNKNGIPFDSEKPMITSGIRLGTPAGTSRGFGAEEFKLIGNWIGDVLDGLVESPEGNAEVEQRVRKEVKALCGRFPLYQ; the protein is encoded by the coding sequence ATGAATAAGAGTTACCCTAACCACAGCTTGGAAAACTTTTTCTCTACCAACCTCTCTGCGACAGATGATGCTGTCTTTGCTGGAATTCAGGCGGAATTCGCTCGCCAAAACGAACAAATCGAACTTATCGCTTCTGAGAACATTGTTTCTAAAGCGGTAATGCAAGCTCAAGGCACTTGCCTAACAAATAAATACGCTGAAGGTTACCCTGGCCGTCGTTACTACGGTGGTTGTGAACACGTTGATACGGTTGAGGCAATCGCTATCGAACGTGCGAAAAAACTTTTTAGTTGCGAATACGCAAACGTTCAACCTCACTCAGGTGCTCAGGCTAACGGCGCAGTTAAACTGGCTCTTCTTCAGCCAGGCGACACCATTTTAGGTATGTCATTAGACGCTGGTGGCCACCTTACTCACGGCGCACGCCCTGCTCTATCAGGTAAATGGTTCAATGCAGTTCAGTACGGCGTCGACCGCGAAACACTAGAAATTAATTACGAAGATGTTCGTGCTCTTGCACTTGAGCACAAACCAAAAATGATCATTGCTGGTGGTAGTGCGATTCCACGTACTATCGACTTCGCTAAGTTCCGCGAAATTGCAGACGAAGTTGAAGCCATTCTAATGGTTGATATGGCGCACATCGCAGGTCTTATCGCGACTGGAGCTCACCCAAGCCCACTACCACACGCACACGTTGTAACGACAACAACGCACAAAACATTGCGTGGACCACGTGGCGGCATGATTTTAACCAACCACGAAGACATCATTAAGAAAATCAACTCAGCGGTATTCCCTGGCCTTCAAGGTGGCCCGCTAATGCACGTTATTGCTGCAAAAGCCGTCGCGTTTGGTGAAGCGCTTGGCCCTGAGTTCAAAACTTATATCAATTCAGTGATCAATAACGCAAAAGTATTGGCTGAAGTATTGCAGACTCGCGGTTGCGACATTGTGACTGGCGGAACCGATACTCACCTAATGCTGGTTGACCTTCGCCCTAAGGGTTTGAAAGGTAACAAAGCAGAAGAAGCTCTCGAGCGTGCGGGAATCACATGTAATAAAAATGGCATCCCATTTGACTCAGAGAAGCCTATGATTACATCGGGTATCCGTTTGGGTACACCAGCTGGCACAAGCCGCGGCTTTGGCGCAGAAGAATTCAAGCTCATCGGTAATTGGATTGGCGATGTATTGGATGGGTTAGTAGAAAGCCCTGAAGGTAACGCAGAAGTAGAACAGCGCGTTCGCAAAGAAGTTAAAGCACTGTGCGGCCGATTCCCTCTTTACCAATAA
- the gcvH gene encoding glycine cleavage system protein GcvH — protein MDNTLKFADSHEWVRDNGDGTVTIGISEHAQEMLGDVVFVDLPDVEDEIEAGDSFSLVESVKAASDIYAPISGEVVEINEELEDSPELINEEPYEGGWIVKVKMSDPSELDNLKDAEEYLNSIEEE, from the coding sequence ATGGACAACACATTGAAGTTTGCAGATAGCCACGAGTGGGTACGTGATAATGGCGATGGCACAGTAACTATCGGTATTTCTGAGCACGCACAAGAAATGTTGGGTGACGTAGTATTCGTTGACCTACCAGACGTGGAAGACGAAATTGAAGCTGGCGATAGCTTCTCTCTTGTTGAGTCTGTAAAAGCAGCTTCAGATATCTACGCACCTATCAGCGGTGAAGTTGTAGAAATCAACGAAGAGCTTGAAGATAGCCCAGAGCTAATCAACGAAGAACCATATGAAGGCGGCTGGATTGTTAAAGTTAAGATGTCTGACCCATCAGAACTAGACAACCTAAAAGACGCAGAAGAATACCTAAACTCAATTGAAGAAGAGTAA